Proteins from a single region of Hyalangium gracile:
- a CDS encoding FadR/GntR family transcriptional regulator, which translates to MEHKGLVSRVAEQLEQTIALGQWPKGRLPSERQMAQRYGVSRTTIRGALQGLAARGLIRQHPGRQSRTVPLGEALSLESLKLLLPEGRQDMDRRPLLEGYFALKREVTVELLAACCEHASQPAVEQLLNASFALRDEVRWQEKRIRWVEREFDLLRLAAQGADRPGHMLLLMSLEKAFRGLAAALLPALQPEALQQWAQCVFNALADRDAQALRQQLPALLKAADEPLLDRLAPVRDAHTVPKPPPPHGEVPVSGENASNWYACHTSSQQVEPTGRLPVHEEGGATACPTSSRNAPEGPLAPLSAGEWQEDSCGPESIAAPPVLRSSSGGAPGRLCSAPTLLLAWAPPSLLALPEADGGGPPAPCTEAPTAMAMQPVPSERQAALAVDAAEGCGTGLGDAPGVGARQR; encoded by the coding sequence ATGGAACACAAGGGGCTGGTGTCGAGAGTGGCGGAGCAGTTGGAGCAAACGATTGCCCTGGGGCAGTGGCCCAAGGGCCGGCTGCCTTCCGAGCGGCAGATGGCCCAGCGCTATGGGGTGTCGCGCACCACCATCCGAGGAGCCCTCCAGGGGCTGGCCGCCAGAGGACTCATCCGTCAACACCCCGGGCGACAGAGCCGCACGGTGCCCCTGGGCGAAGCGCTGTCGCTGGAGAGCCTGAAGCTGCTGCTGCCCGAGGGCCGCCAAGACATGGACCGCCGGCCGCTGCTCGAGGGGTACTTCGCCCTCAAGCGGGAGGTGACGGTGGAACTGCTGGCCGCCTGCTGCGAGCACGCCAGCCAGCCCGCTGTGGAGCAGCTGCTCAATGCCAGCTTCGCGCTGAGAGATGAGGTGCGCTGGCAGGAGAAGCGCATCCGGTGGGTGGAGCGAGAGTTCGACTTGCTGAGGCTGGCGGCCCAAGGAGCGGACCGTCCCGGCCACATGTTGCTCCTGATGTCGTTGGAGAAGGCCTTCCGAGGGCTGGCAGCCGCTCTGCTCCCTGCGCTGCAGCCCGAGGCCCTCCAGCAGTGGGCCCAGTGCGTGTTCAACGCTCTGGCCGACCGTGACGCCCAGGCCCTTCGCCAACAGTTGCCGGCGCTGCTGAAGGCTGCCGATGAGCCGCTGCTCGACCGGCTGGCCCCGGTGCGCGACGCACATACCGTGCCCAAGCCCCCACCTCCTCACGGGGAGGTGCCCGTGTCGGGCGAGAACGCCAGCAACTGGTATGCTTGTCATACCAGTTCGCAACAAGTCGAGCCGACAGGGAGGCTCCCGGTCCACGAGGAAGGGGGGGCCACCGCGTGTCCCACTTCGAGCCGGAACGCTCCCGAGGGCCCACTCGCCCCGCTCTCCGCTGGCGAGTGGCAGGAGGATTCCTGCGGCCCTGAATCCATTGCGGCCCCGCCTGTTCTTCGCTCCTCCTCCGGAGGTGCTCCAGGCAGGCTCTGTTCCGCCCCCACCCTGCTTCTTGCCTGGGCGCCTCCGTCCTTGTTGGCACTCCCGGAAGCAGACGGCGGAGGTCCACCTGCCCCGTGCACGGAAGCTCCAACTGCCATGGCAATGCAGCCTGTCCCCAGCGAGCGCCAGGCAGCTCTGGCAGTGGACGCGGCGGAAGGCTGCGGAACTGGGCTTGGCGATGCGCCAGGAGTGGGTGCTCGCCAGCGTTGA
- the pdxR gene encoding MocR-like pyridoxine biosynthesis transcription factor PdxR — protein MRTWELSVPLDEASPTPLFVQIARALSEDIRRGRLKPGAALPGSRALATTLRVHRNTVLAAYQELEAQGWISTAPARGTFVSSALPDVEPAPPAASPRSRTLDSVGFALEPPLRTREPVDFPRGALVLSGGTPDVRLLPVEVLARAWRRAFKLGGQRLLDYAGPQGHPRLRAALAQMLASVRGLAATPDSLLVTRGSQGALFLAARALVRPGDRVAVEALGYRPAWEALRSVGAQLVPIPVDEEGIRVDKLEAAAARHGLRAVYLTPHHQYPTTVTLSPARRLALLAWARSSGCALIEDDYDHEFHYEGRPVLPLASADRDNVVIYVGTLSKVLAPGLRVGFLFAPIPFIQRATSIRAVVDRQGDLVAEYALAELLEEGELQRHVRKMRGVYRSRRDALVEALHKELSGALDFTVPAGGMTLWARCAPGLDAAAWARSASTLGAWFSHGGQYTFDGQPLPAVRLGYAGLKESELREAVRRMTRARPRK, from the coding sequence ATGCGCACCTGGGAGCTGAGCGTTCCGCTGGATGAGGCGTCTCCGACGCCGCTGTTCGTCCAGATTGCTCGGGCGCTCTCCGAGGACATCCGGCGTGGCCGACTGAAGCCCGGGGCCGCGCTCCCGGGCAGCCGCGCGCTCGCCACCACGCTGCGTGTCCACCGCAACACCGTCCTGGCCGCCTACCAGGAGCTGGAGGCGCAGGGGTGGATCTCCACCGCCCCCGCGCGGGGCACCTTCGTCTCCTCGGCGCTCCCGGACGTGGAGCCGGCTCCTCCGGCCGCGTCACCGCGCTCCCGGACGCTCGACTCGGTTGGCTTCGCGCTCGAGCCGCCCCTGCGGACGCGTGAGCCCGTGGACTTTCCTCGCGGAGCCCTTGTGCTCTCGGGGGGCACTCCGGACGTGCGGCTCCTTCCCGTCGAGGTGCTCGCTCGCGCGTGGCGTCGTGCGTTCAAGCTCGGAGGCCAGCGCCTCCTCGACTACGCCGGGCCTCAGGGGCACCCGCGCCTGCGAGCCGCGCTCGCGCAGATGCTCGCATCCGTGCGCGGGCTCGCGGCCACTCCAGACTCGCTGCTTGTCACCCGGGGCAGCCAGGGCGCGCTCTTCCTCGCCGCGCGGGCCCTCGTGCGTCCGGGAGACCGTGTCGCCGTGGAGGCCCTGGGCTATCGCCCCGCGTGGGAGGCCCTGCGTTCCGTGGGGGCCCAGCTCGTGCCCATCCCCGTCGATGAGGAGGGCATCCGTGTGGACAAGCTGGAGGCCGCGGCCGCCCGCCATGGGCTCCGGGCCGTCTACCTCACTCCGCACCATCAGTACCCTACCACCGTCACGCTCTCGCCCGCTCGCCGCCTCGCGCTGCTGGCCTGGGCTCGCAGCTCGGGCTGCGCCCTCATCGAGGACGACTACGACCACGAGTTTCACTACGAGGGCCGCCCCGTCCTCCCTCTCGCCAGCGCCGACCGGGACAACGTCGTCATCTACGTGGGCACGCTCTCCAAGGTGCTCGCCCCGGGGCTGCGCGTCGGCTTCCTCTTCGCTCCCATCCCGTTCATCCAGCGCGCGACTTCCATCCGCGCCGTCGTGGACCGGCAGGGAGACCTGGTCGCGGAGTACGCCCTGGCCGAGCTGCTCGAAGAGGGTGAGCTCCAGCGCCACGTCCGCAAGATGCGCGGCGTCTATCGCTCACGCCGGGACGCGCTCGTCGAGGCGCTCCACAAGGAGCTGTCCGGCGCGCTCGACTTCACCGTGCCCGCCGGAGGCATGACGCTGTGGGCTCGCTGCGCTCCGGGCCTGGACGCCGCCGCCTGGGCCAGGAGCGCTTCCACCCTGGGAGCGTGGTTCTCCCATGGCGGGCAGTACACGTTCGACGGCCAGCCATTACCCGCCGTGCGCCTCGGCTACGCCGGCCTCAAGGAGTCGGAGCTGCGCGAGGCCGTTCGCCGCATGACACGAGCCAGGCCTCGGAAATAG
- the ettA gene encoding energy-dependent translational throttle protein EttA, which translates to MAQNFIFTMQDLRKVKGGKDILKGIYLSFFPGAKIGVIGPNGSGKSTLLRIMAGVDKEFFGVAKPDPGARVGFLPQEPQLDASLDVKGNVELGLKNVRDLLNRFNEVSAKFAEPMSDAEMEKLLAEQGKLQDAIDAANGWELDRTLEMAMDALRLPPGDADVTKLSGGEKRRVALCRILLEKPDLLLLDEPTNHLDAESVAWLEQALKDYKGTIVCITHDRYFLDNVAEWILELDRGEGVPWKGNYSSWLDQKQKRLELEEKAESHRQKTLKRELEWVRASPKARQAKSKARISAYEDLLNQTQEKREPTGEVTIPPGPRLGGLVVEAKGLRKAFGDRLLIDDLNFKLPPGGIVGVIGPNGAGKTTLFRMITGVEKPDAGELKVGETVKLAYVDQSRDALAGDKTVFDEVSGGLDHIDLGRAGQIPSRAYLAGFAFKGQDQQKRVKDLSGGERNRVHLAKMLKSGGNLLLLDEPTNDLDVETLRSLEDALLSFAGCAVVISHDRWFLDRIATHILAFEGDSKAFFFEGNFEDYEADKKKRLGAEALQPHRIRYRPLTKN; encoded by the coding sequence ATGGCCCAGAACTTCATCTTCACCATGCAGGACCTGCGCAAGGTCAAGGGTGGGAAGGACATCCTCAAGGGCATCTACCTGTCCTTCTTCCCGGGAGCGAAGATCGGCGTCATCGGCCCCAACGGCTCGGGCAAGTCGACGCTGCTGCGCATCATGGCCGGGGTGGACAAGGAGTTCTTCGGCGTGGCCAAGCCGGACCCGGGCGCGCGCGTGGGCTTCCTGCCGCAGGAGCCCCAGCTCGACGCCTCGCTGGACGTGAAGGGGAACGTGGAGCTGGGCCTGAAGAACGTGCGCGACTTGCTCAACCGCTTCAACGAGGTGTCGGCGAAGTTCGCCGAGCCCATGAGCGACGCGGAGATGGAGAAGCTGCTGGCCGAGCAGGGCAAGCTGCAGGACGCCATCGACGCGGCGAACGGCTGGGAGCTGGACCGCACGCTGGAGATGGCGATGGACGCGCTGCGGCTGCCTCCGGGGGACGCGGACGTGACGAAGCTGTCGGGCGGTGAGAAGCGCCGCGTGGCGCTGTGCCGCATCCTGCTGGAGAAGCCGGACCTGCTGCTGCTGGACGAGCCCACCAACCACCTGGACGCCGAGAGCGTGGCGTGGCTGGAGCAGGCGCTGAAGGACTACAAGGGCACCATCGTCTGCATCACGCACGACCGGTACTTCCTGGACAACGTGGCCGAGTGGATCCTGGAGCTGGACCGGGGCGAGGGGGTGCCCTGGAAGGGCAACTACTCCTCGTGGCTGGACCAGAAGCAGAAGCGGCTGGAGCTGGAGGAGAAGGCGGAGAGCCACCGGCAGAAGACGCTCAAGCGCGAGCTGGAGTGGGTGCGCGCCAGCCCCAAGGCGCGTCAGGCCAAGAGCAAGGCGCGCATCTCCGCGTACGAGGATCTGCTCAACCAGACGCAGGAGAAGCGCGAGCCGACGGGGGAAGTCACCATTCCGCCCGGGCCCAGGCTCGGTGGGCTGGTGGTGGAGGCCAAGGGGCTGCGCAAGGCGTTCGGGGATCGGCTGCTCATCGACGACCTGAACTTCAAGCTGCCGCCGGGTGGCATCGTCGGCGTGATTGGACCGAACGGCGCGGGCAAGACGACGCTGTTCCGGATGATCACCGGGGTGGAGAAGCCGGACGCGGGCGAGCTGAAGGTGGGCGAGACGGTGAAGCTGGCCTACGTGGACCAGAGCCGCGACGCGCTGGCGGGTGACAAGACGGTGTTCGACGAGGTGAGCGGCGGGCTGGACCACATCGACCTGGGGCGGGCGGGGCAGATTCCGAGCCGCGCGTACCTGGCGGGCTTCGCGTTCAAGGGGCAGGATCAGCAGAAGCGGGTGAAGGACCTGTCGGGCGGCGAGCGCAACCGGGTGCACCTGGCGAAGATGCTGAAGAGCGGCGGCAACCTGCTGCTGCTGGACGAGCCGACGAACGACCTGGACGTGGAGACGCTGCGGAGCCTGGAGGATGCGCTGCTGAGCTTCGCGGGGTGCGCGGTGGTGATCAGCCACGACCGCTGGTTCCTGGACCGCATCGCCACGCACATCCTGGCGTTCGAGGGAGACAGCAAGGCGTTCTTCTTCGAGGGCAACTTCGAGGACTACGAGGCGGACAAGAAGAAGCGCCTGGGCGCCGAGGCGCTGCAGCCGCACCGCATCCGCTACCGGCCGCTCACGAAGAACTGA
- a CDS encoding FHA domain-containing protein codes for MASRLTEAFFCNQIGPFVLVQKPPRPVVEQMAMRMGAQSTLVATGPSLEAMQLAVMLRFDELLVASLPPLRSIDELMVGRLPSCDLVINDPSVSKEHARLSWHGQSDSCTVVDLGSMNGTQINGHMLEPHKEFFVQDGDLVRFGDADFAYMTSESLWDRLRR; via the coding sequence TTGGCCTCTCGACTCACGGAGGCCTTCTTCTGCAATCAGATTGGCCCCTTCGTCCTCGTTCAGAAGCCGCCACGGCCGGTGGTGGAGCAGATGGCGATGCGGATGGGAGCGCAGAGCACGCTGGTGGCCACGGGCCCCAGCCTGGAGGCGATGCAGCTGGCGGTGATGCTGCGCTTCGACGAGCTGCTGGTGGCCAGCCTGCCGCCGCTGCGGAGCATCGACGAGCTGATGGTGGGGCGGCTGCCGAGCTGCGACCTGGTCATCAACGATCCGTCCGTCTCCAAGGAGCACGCGCGGCTGTCGTGGCATGGACAGTCGGACAGCTGCACGGTGGTGGACCTGGGCTCGATGAACGGGACGCAGATCAACGGCCACATGCTGGAGCCGCACAAGGAGTTCTTCGTGCAGGATGGGGACCTGGTGCGCTTCGGGGACGCGGACTTCGCGTACATGACGTCCGAGTCCCTGTGGGACAGGCTGCGCCGCTGA
- a CDS encoding ABC transporter ATP-binding protein: protein MSAPVLELQGLTKSYSKLTALSDVNLSIQPGEIFALLGPNGAGKTTLIGSVCGLVKKTSGRILLFGKDLDQDPVTPRYDVGLVPQEINFDPFFSVAESLYIQMGYYGRPRDEARVNEVLTALNLHAKKDALTRALSGGMKRRLLIAKALVHRPKLVFLDEPTAGVDVELRRDLWTYVRKLASEGTTIVLTTHYLEEAEELADRVGVINEGRLLLVEDKASVMRRFGERRLVVTFEQPLPELPEAARRFTATLSEDRRTLTYIEREGTPPSGELLRALYAQGLPISDVETRRSRLEDVLIEILRGRPQKAA from the coding sequence ATGTCCGCCCCCGTCCTCGAGCTGCAGGGCCTCACCAAGAGCTATTCGAAGCTCACCGCGCTGTCCGACGTGAACCTCTCCATCCAGCCGGGGGAGATCTTCGCCCTGCTGGGCCCCAACGGCGCCGGGAAGACGACGCTCATCGGCTCGGTCTGCGGACTGGTGAAGAAGACGAGCGGCCGCATCCTCCTGTTCGGCAAGGACCTGGACCAGGACCCCGTCACCCCCCGCTATGACGTGGGCCTGGTCCCCCAGGAGATCAACTTCGACCCCTTCTTCTCGGTGGCCGAGTCCCTCTACATCCAGATGGGCTACTACGGCCGCCCCCGGGACGAGGCCCGCGTGAACGAGGTGCTCACCGCCCTCAACCTCCACGCCAAGAAGGACGCGCTCACCCGCGCCCTCTCCGGCGGCATGAAGCGCCGGCTGCTCATCGCCAAGGCCCTGGTGCACCGCCCCAAGCTCGTCTTCCTGGACGAGCCCACCGCCGGCGTGGACGTAGAGCTGCGCCGCGACCTGTGGACGTACGTGCGCAAGCTGGCCTCCGAGGGCACCACCATCGTCCTCACCACCCACTACCTCGAGGAGGCCGAGGAGCTGGCCGACCGCGTGGGCGTCATCAACGAGGGGCGCCTGCTGCTGGTGGAGGACAAGGCCTCCGTCATGCGCCGCTTCGGCGAGCGCCGCCTCGTCGTCACCTTCGAGCAGCCCCTGCCCGAGCTGCCCGAGGCCGCCCGCCGCTTCACCGCCACCCTCTCCGAGGACCGCCGCACCCTCACCTATATCGAGCGCGAGGGCACCCCGCCCTCCGGCGAGCTGCTGCGCGCCCTCTACGCCCAGGGCCTGCCCATCTCCGACGTGGAGACGCGGCGCTCCCGCCTCGAGGACGTCCTCATCGAAATCCTCCGCGGCCGCCCGCAGAAGGCCGCCTGA
- a CDS encoding ABC transporter permease produces MKTLFAKEVRRFMRVPGQTVLSPLISTTLYFIVFGYSISSRIHEVEGTPYLPFIVPGLIFLGIANNAFLNSSSSLFITKIQGTVVDLLVAPLGPGELMAGFIGGAMVRGLVVGGLTWAVAAIFTGFSLQHALVAAYFLLIASYVFSVLGMLAAVWAEKFEQINFFPTFVMMPLTFLGGVFYSVRELPSPWNHISLFNPMVYMVEGLRYGMLGRSIFPPVLGGGILLGLAVVATIVAWLALRSGYKLKA; encoded by the coding sequence ATGAAGACGCTGTTCGCGAAGGAGGTCCGCCGCTTCATGCGCGTGCCGGGCCAGACCGTCCTCTCGCCGCTCATCAGCACCACGCTCTACTTCATCGTCTTCGGCTACTCCATCTCCAGCCGCATCCACGAGGTGGAGGGCACCCCGTACCTGCCCTTCATCGTCCCGGGCCTCATCTTCCTGGGCATCGCCAACAACGCCTTCCTCAACTCCAGCTCCTCGCTGTTCATCACCAAGATTCAGGGCACGGTGGTGGACCTGCTCGTGGCCCCGCTGGGCCCCGGCGAGCTGATGGCCGGCTTCATCGGCGGCGCCATGGTGCGCGGCCTGGTGGTGGGCGGCCTCACCTGGGCGGTGGCCGCCATCTTCACCGGCTTCAGCCTCCAGCACGCCCTGGTGGCCGCCTACTTCCTGCTCATTGCCTCCTACGTCTTCAGCGTGCTGGGCATGCTGGCCGCCGTCTGGGCCGAGAAGTTCGAGCAGATCAACTTCTTCCCCACCTTCGTGATGATGCCGCTCACCTTCCTGGGCGGCGTCTTCTACTCGGTGCGCGAGCTGCCCTCGCCCTGGAACCACATCAGCCTCTTCAACCCCATGGTCTACATGGTGGAGGGGCTGCGCTACGGCATGCTCGGACGCAGCATCTTCCCGCCCGTGCTCGGCGGCGGCATCCTCCTGGGGCTCGCCGTGGTGGCCACCATCGTGGCCTGGCTGGCCCTGCGCTCCGGCTACAAGCTGAAGGCCTGA
- a CDS encoding serine/threonine protein kinase translates to MAVAFGKYELLRKIASGGMGQVFLARERGAVERLVVLKLILPHLAEDEEFLSMFLEEARLVARLQHPNLVTILELAEVEGRHCLAMEYVQGDDVRRLDKQARLKGRLLPPGLVLRIISEAASGLDYAHKARDAQGQPLRLVHRDVSPQNILVGFDGAVKIIDFGVAKAAGSGHQTATGVLKGKYPYMSPEQASGQAVDGRSDQFALGVVLWELLTGRRLFKGETDLMTLRLVKDCQVPPPSQLNTRLPAGLDEVVLRALAPTPEKRYPDCGALRLALEDYIIQVRMAASTAHLSAYLRELYAERIAAESDPSKLDALSEDADLDSKEKSNPSSRSRSGLPGHNPSTPSRASLPPRTRSRQSVEALVGPAHMPRHEPTRGTESLGRPTPPRRFPVVPVAVGGAAALVIAGAALVFLRQKPEQPPQPPTVTVKPVEPRPTQPAETKPPEPRKVELVLNSQPSGAAVQLDGQPLGVTPVKLPLTADAPPVSVTLSLEGYSPATRQVSAANAPTLLVELERRALGTSTKPPVKKPPQNGSSSLGIKKGR, encoded by the coding sequence ATGGCCGTCGCATTCGGTAAGTACGAGCTGCTTCGCAAGATTGCCTCCGGCGGCATGGGCCAGGTGTTCCTGGCGCGTGAGCGCGGGGCCGTCGAGCGACTGGTGGTGCTCAAGCTCATCTTGCCGCACCTGGCCGAGGACGAGGAGTTCCTCAGCATGTTCCTCGAGGAGGCGCGGCTGGTGGCCCGCCTCCAGCACCCCAACCTCGTCACCATCCTGGAGCTGGCCGAGGTGGAGGGGCGCCACTGTCTGGCCATGGAGTACGTGCAGGGGGACGATGTGCGCCGCCTGGACAAGCAGGCCCGGCTCAAGGGCCGGCTGCTGCCCCCGGGCCTGGTGCTGCGCATCATCTCCGAGGCGGCCTCCGGGCTGGACTACGCCCACAAGGCGCGTGACGCGCAGGGCCAGCCGCTGCGGCTGGTGCACCGGGACGTGTCCCCACAGAACATCCTCGTCGGCTTCGACGGGGCGGTGAAGATCATCGACTTCGGCGTGGCGAAGGCGGCCGGCAGCGGCCACCAGACGGCCACCGGCGTCCTCAAGGGCAAGTATCCTTATATGTCTCCGGAGCAGGCCTCCGGACAGGCCGTGGACGGGCGGAGCGATCAGTTCGCCCTGGGCGTGGTGCTGTGGGAGCTGCTCACCGGCCGGCGCCTCTTCAAGGGCGAGACGGACCTGATGACGCTGCGGCTGGTGAAGGACTGCCAGGTGCCGCCGCCCTCGCAGCTCAACACCAGGCTGCCGGCCGGGCTGGACGAGGTGGTGCTGCGCGCGCTCGCGCCCACCCCCGAGAAGCGCTACCCGGACTGCGGCGCCCTGCGGCTGGCGCTGGAGGACTACATCATCCAGGTGCGCATGGCGGCCAGCACCGCGCACCTGTCCGCCTACCTGCGCGAGCTGTACGCCGAGCGCATCGCCGCGGAGTCGGACCCCTCGAAGCTGGACGCGCTGTCCGAGGACGCGGACCTGGACTCGAAGGAGAAGTCCAACCCCTCCTCGCGCAGCCGCTCCGGGCTGCCGGGCCACAACCCCTCCACGCCCTCGCGCGCCTCGCTGCCGCCCCGGACGCGCTCGCGGCAGTCGGTGGAGGCCCTCGTGGGCCCCGCGCATATGCCGCGACATGAGCCCACGCGGGGCACGGAGTCGCTCGGCAGGCCCACGCCTCCGCGCCGCTTCCCCGTGGTGCCGGTGGCGGTGGGAGGCGCCGCGGCGCTGGTGATCGCCGGAGCCGCCCTCGTCTTCCTGCGCCAGAAGCCCGAGCAGCCCCCGCAGCCGCCGACGGTGACGGTGAAGCCGGTGGAGCCGCGGCCCACGCAGCCCGCCGAGACGAAGCCGCCCGAGCCGCGCAAGGTGGAGCTGGTGCTCAACTCCCAGCCCTCGGGCGCCGCCGTGCAGCTGGATGGGCAGCCGCTCGGGGTGACGCCGGTGAAGCTGCCGCTCACGGCGGATGCGCCCCCCGTGTCGGTGACGCTGTCGCTGGAGGGCTACTCGCCCGC